One genomic window of Metopolophium dirhodum isolate CAU chromosome 4, ASM1992520v1, whole genome shotgun sequence includes the following:
- the LOC132943454 gene encoding mitochondrial uncoupling protein 4, translated as MVFTQVVSIKDKAPGTKVYNYADSFWCTYIVSVVAASVAEILTYPLDLTKTRLQIQGEVATSSKPTQYRGMLKTAIGIVNEEGALKLWQGVTPALYRHVVYSGIRIVSYETMRDKLLLKNEDGSFPIWKSAISGVMSGVIAQYVASPADLIKVQIQMEGKRRLMGEPARVLSAAHAFKKIVSESGVRGLWKGSIPNVQRAALVNLGDLTTYDTAKQVIMHKTGLPDSHLLHCLSSICAGLVAATLGTPADVVKTRVMNQPTDKNGIGLIYKGSLDCLLKTIENEGFFALYKGFLPVWIRMAPWSLTFWMSFEQIRHMLGATGF; from the exons ATGGTATTCACACAAGTGGTATCCATCAAAGACAAAGCACCTGGAACCAAAGTATACAACTATGCTGATTCATTCTGGTGTACATATATTGTGTCTGTGGTGGCTGCCAGTGTTGCAGAAATAT TGACATACCCATTGGATTTGACCAAGACCCGTCTGCAAATACAAGGTGAAGTAGCTACAAGCAGTAAACCTACACAGTATAGAGGCATGTTAAAAACGGCTATCGGCATTGTCAATGAAGAAGGTGCACTAAAATTATGGCAAGGTGTGACGCCCGCACTCTATAGACATGTAGTGTATTCTGGTATTAGGATTGTATCGTACGAAACCATgcgtgataaattattattaaaaaacgaagATGGATCATTTCCGATATG GAAATCGGCCATAAGCGGAGTGATGTCTGGTGTTATTGCTCAGTATGTTGCTAGTCCAGCTGATTTGATCAAAGTTCAAATACAGATGGAAGGCAAACGACGTCTGATGGGAGAGCCtgctag AGTGTTAAGTGCAGCACATGCGTTCAAAAAAATAGTATCTGAAAGTGGTGTCCGTGGTTTGTGGAAAGGTTCAATACCCAATGTACAACGTGCTGCTCTTGTAAATCTTGGTGATTTGACTACTTATGATACAGCTAAGCAAGTAATTATGCATAAAACTGGATTACCTGATTCCCATCTACTGCATTGCCTttctag TATATGTGCTGGATTAGTAGCAGCTACATTAGGAACTCCAGCAGACGTTGTAAAAACACGTGTTATGAATCAACCAACTGACAAAAATGGAAT tggTTTGATATACAAAGGATCTTTAGACTGCCTGTTGAAGACTATTGAAAATGAAGGGTTTTTTGCTCTTTACAAAGGATTTTTACCTGTCTGGATTAGAATGGCACCCTGGTCATTAACTTTTTGGATGAGTTTTGAACAAATACGCCATATGCTTGGTGCTACTGGATTTTAG